In Mycolicibacterium lutetiense, the sequence CGCCGCGTACCGCAACGAGCCAGAGACCGGCCGCGGCCTGGCCAACTCCGGGGTGCCCCGCGAAGACGTGTTCCTGGTGACCAAGCTGTGGAACAGCGACCAGGGATACGACTCAACGCTGGCCGCGTTCGACGCCAGCCTGGATCGGCTCGGTGTCGACTACCTCGACCTGTATCTCATCCACTGGCCGGTGCCGGCCAACAACGCCTACGTCGACACCTTCAAGGCCTTCGCGCACCTGCGGGACCAGGGCCGGATCCGGTCCATCGGGGTCAGCAACTTCGCGCCCGAACACCTGACCGTGCTGATCGACGCCACCGGCATCGTGCCTGCGGTCAATCAGATCGAATTGCACCCGCTCCTACCGCAACACGAGCTTCGCGAGGTCCACGCCAGATTGGGCATCGCGACCGAGGCATGGAGCCCGCTGGGACAGGGCTCCCTGCTCACCGATCCGGTGATCACCGGCATCGCCGAACGGCACGGTAAAACCCCCGCACAGGTACTGATTAGGTGGCATATACATCTGGGTAATATCGTCATCCCCAAGTCGGTGAATCCCGAGCGGATTGCCAGCAATTTCGACGTGTTCGATTTCGATCTGGACGCATCGGACATGTCGGCCATCGCCTCGCTGGAGACGGACACCCGCCTGGGACCCGACCCTCGAACCTTCAACTTCACAGGATAGGTGCCATGACCTCCTCGGACGGGGCCGCGATTCCCACCGTCACGCTGAACGACGACCGTACGATCCCGGTCGTCGGTCTCGGCGTCGGCGGACTCTCGGATTCCGAGGCAGAGCGCGCCGTGTCCACGGCCTTGGAAGCCGGTTACCGGCTGATCGACACCGCGGCGGCCTATGAAAATGAGGCCGGGGTCGGCCGTGCCATCGCGGCATCGGGCATCCCGCGCGAGGAGATCTCGGTCACCACCAAGCTGGCCATCACCGATCACGGTTTCACGTCGTCGCAGGACGCCGGGCGGGCCAGCCTGGAGCGGCTCGGCCTCGATTATGTGGACCTCTATCTGATCCATTGGCCCGGCAACGACATCGGCAAGTACGTCGACAGCTGGGGTGGACTGATGGCACTCAAGCAGGCCGGGCTGACCCGTTCCACCGGGGTGGCCAACTTCAGCCCCGAGAACCTGTCGACGATCGTCGATCTGACGTACGTCGCACCTGCGGTCAACCAGATCGAGCTGCACCCCCTGCTCAACCAGAGTGCCTGGCGCGCCGCCAACGCCCAGTACAACGTCGTCACGCAGGCCTACAGCCCGCTCGGTGTCGGCAGCCTCCTGGACAACCCGGCCGTCACGGCCGTCGCCGAGGCACACGGCAAGACCCCGGCCCAGGTGCTGATCCGCTGGAGCATCCAACTGGGCAACAGCGTGATCTCCCGGTCGACCAACCCGGAGCGGATCGCCTCCAACCTCGACGTGTTCGGCTTCGAACTGACCGCCGATGAGATCGCGGCTCTCGACAGTCTCGATAATGGCACCCGCTTCCGGCCCGACCCGGCGACCTTCACGGGCTAGCCCGTCGGGCAGGTGCCCGCGGCGTCGCGGAGAACCCCGGCCGACGCGGTGTCGACCGGGAGCGCGTAGCCGCGCAGCACCTCGACGAACTGCACCGAGTACTGACACCAGAACGCCTGATTGGGCGGCATCCAGCGGGCGGGTTCCTGATCGCCCTTGTCCTGATTGGGTTTTCCGGCGACCGCCAGCAGATTGGCCGGGTCGTTGGCGAACCGCAGCCGCAGATCGTCGGGCCAGTCTCGCGCGCCCAGGTCCCAGGCCAATGCCAACGGCACGATGTGGTCGATCTGCACCGAGGCACCGGTCCGGTTGCCTCGGACGAATGACACGACCGCATTGGTATACGGGTCGTGCAGGGTGCCGGTCGCCACGGCGGTCGGACACCGCTTGATCGCGACGAAGGTCTTGTCCACGAGGTCGCGGTCGAGGATGTCGTTGCGGGTGTCACAGCCGTTGTGGCCACCGGGGGCGCTGTTGTCGTCGTCCCATGAGTCACCGTACGCCGCGCGGCGATAGTCGTTGCTCCGCACCCGCATCGGTATCTCGGGCACTCCGGCCAACAGGTCGACCCCGGGCGCGACGCTGGGCGGTTGCGCCTGGGCGGAGAACCGGTCGGGACGTTGTGTCGACCACGCCACCTGGACGGCGACGACCACTGCGAGTGCCACGGCGGCGGCCAGCCACCACATCCGGCGGCGGGTCATGCCTTGTCCAGATATTCGACGCGGTCCGTATTCACGAATTGTGCTGCCAGCAGGTCCATTCCGGGATCATGCGGACTCTGCGCGTAGCGCTGCTCGCAGAATGCCCGGGCTTCCTGGATCACTTCGAGATGGTCCCGCAGAGACAGGAAGCGCAAGTTGATGGTGCGCCCGGACTGGTTGAGGCCCAGCACATCTCCCTCGCGACGCTCGTCGAGATCCAGATCCGCCAGGGCGAATCCGTCCAGGGTCGCCGCCACGGCCTTGATCCGTTCACCTGCCTTGGACGTCTCCGGCAGCCGGGTGGCCAACAGGCACAGGCTGGGATGCTGCCCCCGGCCGATCCGGCCGCGCAGCTGATGCAGCTGGCTGATGCCGAACCGGTCGGCGTCCATCACCACCATCATGGTGGAGTTGGGCACATCGACGCCGACCTCGATGACGGTGGTACACACCAGCACATCGATCTCGCCGGCCCGGAACAAGCCCATCACCGCGTCCTTCTCCTCACCGGACAGTCGGCCGTGCATCAGGCCGAGCCGCAACCCGGACAGCGGACCCGCACCCAACCGGTCGAACAGCTCGACCACCGTGACCGGCGGCGGACCCCCGCGCTCTTCGCTCTTGTCACCGGACTTGTCGGATTCGTCGATGCGCGAGGCGACCACATAGGCCTGACGCCCCGCGGCCACCTCCTCGCGGATGCGGGCCCAGGCCCGGTCCAGCCAGGCCGGCTTCTGCGAGATGAAAATGGCGTTGGTGGTGATGGGCTGGCGCCCCCTCGGCAGTTCGCGCAGCGTCGAGGTCTCCAGATCGCCGTACACGGTGAGCGCGACGGTGCGGGGTATCGGCGTGGCCGTCATCACCAGCAGATGGGGCGTCAATCCATCACGGGCCTTGGCGCGCAATGTGTCCCGTTGCTCCACACCGAACCGGTGCTGTTCGTCGACGACCACCATGCCCAGATTGTGGAACTCGACCGCCTCTTGCAGTAGTGCATGGGTGCCGACAACGATGCCGGCCCGCCCGGACGCCACCTCGTCGCGCACCGCACGCTTCTGCGGCGCCGTCATCGACCCGGTGAGCAGCGCGACCCCGGTCGAGGATTCAGCGCCGCCGAGTTGGCCCGCCATCGCCAGCGGACCCAGCACGTCGCGGATCGAGCGCGCATGTTGTGCGGCAAGCACCTCGGTGGGCGCCAGCAGCGCACACTGGTAGCCCGCATCGACCATCTGCAGCATCGCCAGCACCGACACGATGGTCTTGCCCGAGCCCACCTCGCCCTGCAACATCCGGTTCATCGGCCGCGTCGAGGCCAACTCGCCCGAGATCACCTCCAGCACCTCGGACTGCCCGGCGGTCAGTTCGAACGGCAGCCGACCCCGCATCGCGGCGGCCAATCCGTCGCCGGTTCGTGGTGCGGCAGGGCCGGATTCACTCAGTTCGCTGTAGCGCCGGGCCACCAGCGCCCATTGCAGCCCGATGGCTTCGTCGAAGGTCAACCGCTCGCCGGCCCGCTCCCGCGCAGTAGTGTTCTCGGCCAAATGGACGGCCCGCAACGCCTCGTCTTCGGTCATCAGATTGTGTTCGCGGACAAAGGATTCCGGGAGCGGGTCCGGGACCGGGTCGAGGACGTCGAGCGTCTGGCGCACGCACGCGTAGATGTCCCAGCTCTGCACCTTCGCCGAGGCCGGGTAGATCGGGAAGAAGTCTCGTTCGAACTCCGCCAGCATCTCCTCACCGGTGGCACCCGATGCCGACGCGATGGTCTTGAGCGACTTGGTCCCGATCTGCTTGCCGGGCGGCGGATTCAAGACCAGGAACGCCGGATGGTCCAGCTGCAGATTGTTGCGAAAGTACTTGACCTCGCCGGAGAGCATCAGCCGCGTACCTTTTTCCAGCTTGTCGACCATCCACCCCGCGTTGAAGAACGTCGCAGTCACGGTGGGCCGATGCTCACCCAGGGTGACCCGCAGCCACGTCCGGCTCGTCTGCCGTCCGGTCTTCTTGTTGAAGGTCGGCTTCATGCCGCCGGTCTTGGTCTCGGTGACGACCTCGATGAACGTGACGTGCTCACCTTCCTCCAGATCGAGGGCCTCACCTTCTCCGCGGACCGTCATCCCGTCGCTGTATTTACGGGGGTAATGCCGAAGCAGATCGTTGACGGTGACGATGTCGAAATGCTCCTGGAGCGGCTTGGCTGCCTTTGCCCCGATCACCAGATCCAACCGGTCGCCGAGAGTGGCCACTACTCGACCCCGATCAGCAGGGCGTCACCATGGTGCCCTGTGTGATACGTCACCAATTCGGCACCGAGGTGCTGGCGGCGCACGTGGGCCTGCAGCGCGTCCCCCACGAGGCCGTCGACACCGTCGCCGGTGAGCACGGTGATCAGCTCTCCGCCGGCCACCATCAGCAAATCGATCAACCCGGCGGCCGCCGAGGTGAGGTCCGGCCCGACGATCAGCACCTCATCGCCGGCGATGCCAAGCCCGTCGCCCGGCTGACAGGCGCCCGCCCAGGTCAATGCATCTTCGGTGGCGATCCGCACCGCACCGTGCCGCGCACCCGCGGCGGCGCGCGCCATCGTGTACCCGTCGTCGACGGCCTGTCGTCCCTCGTCGTGGACGGCCAGCGCCGCCAGCCCCTGCACCATCGATCCCGCAGGCACCGGCACCACGTCGATCCCCCAGCCGATCGCCGCCGTGCAGCCCGCGACCAACTCCTCTGCGGCGACATACCCGTTGGGCAGCACCATGACCTGGGCCGCACCCACATCGATCAAGGCCCGCAGCAGCTGCTGCGCGTTGATCGGCGCGCCGGCATCGGGTCGCAACACCTGCGCACCCTCACCGGCGAACAGTTCGACACCGCCGTCCCCGTCGACCACTGCCAGCACGGCGCGCTCGCGGGCCCAGCCCCCGGCGGGCCGGACGCCGGCGGCGACGGTCAGCGCAGTGATCTGAATCCGGTTCAGCGACCCCACCCCCAGCCCAGCCTCGACCGCAGCCCCGGCATCGTCGAGGTGGACGTGCACCGAGTACTGATCGCTGCCCGAGGCGGCGATCGCCACCGACTCACCGATCTGCTCCAGCGCTGCCCGCAGCCCCTCGACGGCAGGCGCACCGCACCCGCTCAGCAGGTACATGACCTCGAACTGTGGCGGTGCCGCCGCGGCCGCCAGCGTGGCCTGCGGCGAGGCCGGGGTGTAGACCGGCCGGCGGGGCACGTGGCCGGCCAATGTGGCCGTCATGGCGTCTAGCAGGACGAGCAGGCCACGACCGCCGGAATCGACCACCCCGGCCTTGGCCAGCACATCAAGTTGTTCCGGTGTGCGGTCCAGGGCGGCCGATGCAGCCTCACCGGCAGCGGCCGCCACCTCGGCAACCTCGCCGCCAGCGGCCGCGCACTGTTCACCGGCCACGGCGGCCGCCTGCAACACGGACACGATCGTCCCCGGCACTGGATCACCCATGGAGGTGACAGCCAGGACGGCGGCGTGACGCAGCGCCGTGCCGAACAGCGCGCCGTCCACCGCGGAGAGACCGCCGTCACGCCGGGCCGCAGCGGTGGTGATGACCTCGGCCAGGCCGAGCAGAATCTGGGACAGGATCACTCCGGAGTTGCCCCGAGCCCCCTGCAATGCCCCGGCCGCCAACGCGCCCGCCACCACTGCGAGGTCGGCGCCAACCGGCTCGGCATCGACATGCGCCCACGCCGAACGCATCGTGAACAGCATGTTTGTCCCGGTATCGGCATCAGCCACCGGGAACACATTGAGCCGGTTGATCTCGTCGGTATGGACGATCAGATCATCGACAGCGGCGTGAGCCCAGGCCCTCAGAGCGGAGGCATCCAGCTGCCGAGCCGACATCGGACCTCCCAATCCCCGAATCAGATCCCCACCGAAACCCGGTGCGATCCCCCATTGCGGCGCGGTCATCGCCGTGGCTTCCAGCCTATCCAGTGACGATGACAAACCCGATCAGAGCACCACCGGCTGTGCACAACCTGGGTCGTGTTCACGAGCCGTTTTGGCGATCCTCTGGCCTCCCGGTATTCTGATCAGGTTGTCGGGTCGAGCCCCGCCGTTTGCGGCGAGTGGGCCCAGTCCCCCCAAGTACTGATTTCGAGGAGTTGTTGATATGGCTGCCGTGTGCGATATCTGCGGAAAGGCACCTGGCTTCGGCAAGTCGGTGTCGCACTCGCATCGGCGGACCAGCCGGCGCTGGGATCCGAACATCCAGTCGGTGCGTGCCGTGGCGCGCCCGGGTGGCAACAAGCAGCGCGTGAACGCCTGCACCTCCTGCATCAAGGCCGGCAAGGTCTCGCGCGGCTAGTTTCGCGCGCCTGACCGGTGCGCGACGCTTCTGTTTACCTGAGGAGACGGCAGGGTATGCCCTGTCGTCATGACCTCACGTCGCGCACCACACACACCGATCTATGCATGTGCGGCCGCAATCGCGGTCGGTTTCGTGCTGTCCGCATGCGGCGGCACCAGTTCCGATGACAACACCACCTCGGAGACTCCCTCCACAACGGAGGCTCCGGTGACCTCGGAAGGTCCGGCGACCCATACCGAGACCACAGTCATCGAAACCCCGGTATCGCCTGGACCCGCGACGCCGTCGGCTGAGATGCCCGCGCCTACTGGCGACGGCGGCGGGGACATGACTATCCAGATACCCTCGCCGGGTATCCCCTCGCCCCCGCCGATCCCCGCGCCGCCCGCGATCCCCGCGATCCCTGGGCCCTGATCGCCTCAGGGCAGCCGCCATTCGATCGGGTCGGCACCTTTCTGCTGCAGCAATTCGTTGGCCCGACTGAACGGGCGCGACCCGAAAAATCCACGCGACGCCGACAACGGTGACGGGTGCGATGATTCGATCGTCGCGCAGTCACCTTCGGCCAGTAGCGGTTTGAGGGTCGACGCGTCACGCCCCCATAGCACCGCCACCATCGGCTGCTCGCGCGCGACGAGCGCCCGGATCGCACACTCCGTCACTGCTTCCCAACCCTTACCGCGGTGCGAGGCCGGCGTACCCGGCGACACCGTGAGCACCCTGTTGAGCAGCATCACGCCCTGTTCTGCCCACGGGGTGAGATCCCCGTTGGCCGGCTTCGGATAGCCCAGATCCTCGGTGTACTCGTTGAAGATGTTCGACAGGCTGCGCGGCAGCGGACGCACATCTGCGCCCACCGAGAAACTGAGGCCGACTGCATGCCCCGGTGTCGGGTAGGGATCCTGACCGACGATCAACACGCGCACCCGCTCAAAGGGAAAAGTGAAGGCGCGCAAAACATTCTGACCGGTAGGCAAATACTGCCTGCCTGCGGTGAGCTCGTCGCGGAGGAACTCACCCATCTGCGCGACGTGCGTTTCCACCGGCTCGAGCGCGCGGGCCCAGCCGTCCTCGACGAGTTCATTCAGGGGGCGTGGGGTCACGGAAATCCAACTTAGCGTGAGCCGTCAGTCAAACGACTGCCATCCCGCGTTTCCCTCCCACGCGGCGCCGTCGAGGAGCACCGCGGCCGGGCCGGCGAGCACCCGTCCGATGGCCCGCCACCCTGGCGGTGGCGCACCGGGGAATGTCGCGACCAGCGCGTGGTCCTCGCCACCGCCCAGAACCCAGGCCAAGGGGTCGGCACCCACGGCTGTGGCGGCCTCGGCGACCGCCAGGCGATCGGTGTCGAGACGGCTGCTGTCCAGGTCGATGGCAACCCCGGAGGCCGTCGCGATGTGGCCCAGATCGGCGAGCAGGCCGTCGGAGACGTCGGTCATGGCAGTGGCCCCGGCGTCGGCGGCCCGGGCGCCCTGACCGTAGGGCGGCTGCGGGGTGAGGTGTCGCTGCCGCAGGTCCCCGAATCCGGCGGGCCCGTCGACGCCGTGCTCCCACAGTGCGTACCCGGCTGCCGACCGTCCCAGCTCCCCCGCCACCGCGAGGGTGTCACCGGCGCGGGCACCGCTGCGGCGCACCGGTTCCCGGCCGCCGAGGTCACCGAGGACAGTGACCGATATCACCCACAGCGGAGCGCTGACCAGATCCCCACCGGCGATGCTGGCGCCCAGCCGACGCGCCTCATCCCACAGCCCGTCGGACAATTCCGCCGCGGCTGCGACAGCGGTATCGGGTGGTGCACCGAACGCCACCACGAACGCGGTGGCCCGGCCACCCATCGCCTCGATATCGGCGGCGTTCTGGGCGATGGCTTTGCGCCCGATGTCATGCGGCGTCGACCAGTCGAGCCGAAAATGGCGGTCCTGCACCAGCATGTCGGTGGAGACCGCGGTGCGCCCGTCGGACGCCGTCAGCACGGCCGCGTCGTCACCCGGGCCCAGCGTCACGGCATCGGCTTGCGCGCGTCCGAACACCAACCGGTCGATGACGACGAATTCCCCCGCGGTCGCCAGGGTGTCGCCGTCGTCGTCACCGGGATCGTCGCCGATCGTCTCGCCGGTCATATCGCCTCCTGCCGGTCGGTTGCCGCGTCGGAGAACCCGGACCCGACCTGCGGTACGTTTGGTGCCTGCGGCCAGCAGTTTATGCAGCGAGACAGAGGAGGCGGCCGGTGGTGGAGGCTTACGTGCTGATCCAGACCGAGGTGGGTCGCGCCGAAGTCGTCGCCAAACAGCTCGCCGGACTGCCCGGCGTGGTGTCCGCCGAATACGTGACCGGGCCCTATGACGTGGTTTTGCGTCTCAGCGCCGACACGTTGACGGCGCTGCAATCCGATGTGGTCCCGGCCGTGCAGCAGGTACCCGGAATCACCCGGACCCTGACCTGCCCGATCGCCAACGCCGGCCGGCCATAGAGTTGGCGGCGTGACCGACTCGCACACCTCCGACGGACCGCCCCGCGCCCTGCTGATCGCGGCTGTGGTCGTTGCGGTTTCGGTGCTGATCACGGTCCTCGGTATCGCGGCGTCCCGGCAACGCTCACCCGAGCAGCAACCCGTCGCCATCCCGGCGATACCGGCGCCACAGGCCGACAGCCAGCAGTGCCATGACCTGCTCAAGGCACTGCCCCAACAGCTTGGTGATTTCCGGCGGGCCACCACCGTCGACCCCACCCCGCCGGGCACCGCGGCCTGGCGGGCCGAACCCGACACCGAGCCGGTGGTCCTGCGTTGCGGGCTGGAGCGCCCCACCGATTTCATTGTCGGCACTCCGCTACAGGTGGTCGACGAGATCCAGTGGTTCAGGGTGGGAGAAACCGGCCCGGTAGCCCCCGGAACGGAGGCCGATGATCAGGCCCGCAGCACCTGGTACGCGGTCGACCGTCCGGTGTACGTCGCCCTGACCCTGCCCGCCGGGTCAGGACCGACGCCTATTCAGCAGATCTCCGGTCAGATCGCCCGCACCATGCCCGCCCAGGAGCCGGCACCGGCTCCGGCGCGCTGAGTCAACGCAGTCCGGTACCGCGGGCCAGCGCAGTCTCGACCATCGCGGTCAGCAAGGTGGGGTAGTCGACACCGCTGGCCGCCCACATCCGCGGATACATCGAGATGGTGGTGAACCCCGGCATCGTGTTGATCTCGTTGATCACCGGGCCGTCGTCGGTCAGGAAGAAGTCGACGCGAGCCAACCCCTGGCAGTCGATCGCGGTGAAGGCACGCACGGCCAACCGGCGGATCTCCGCCGAGACGTCGTCGTCAACCTTGGCGGGTACGTCCAGTTCGGCTGCGTCGACAAGGTATTTGGTGGCGAAGTCGTAGAAGCCGTCCTCGCGTCCGCGCACGCCGGCCACCCGGATCTCGCCGACGGTGCTGGCTTCGATCTGGCCGTCGGGGAATTCGAGGACGCCGCATTCCAGTTCGCGCCCCGGGATCGCGGCCTCGACAATGACCTTCGGGTCGTGGTGGCGCGCGAGTTCGATCGCGGCAGGCAGCTCATCCCACGTCGCGACCCGGCTGACGCCGATCGACGAGCCACCCCGGGCAGGCTTGACGAACACCGGCAGGCCGAGGCGCTCCCGCTGTTCCAGATCCAGGGTCGGATCTGAACCGTCGCGGCTGGGACGCAGCACCACGAAGTCGCCGATCGGCAGGCCCTCGGCGACGAGCAGCTTCTTCGTGAACTCCTTGTCCATACCCGCGGCACTGGACAACACTCCGGAGCCGACGTACGGGATCCCGGACAACTCCAGCAGGCCCTGGATGGTGCCGTCCTCGCCGTAGGGCCCGTGCAGTACCGGGAAGACCACGTCGACGGCGGCCAACAGCTCACCGGGACCATTGCTCAGCGCCAACAGCTGACCGCTGCGGTTCGGGGCGGCCGGCAGCGCGAGCTCGGTACCGGACGCCTCGGTCACCTCGGGCAGCCGGCCGTCGGTGATCGCGAGCGTCTCCGGACTTCCGTCGGTCAGGACCCACGATCCGTCGGGGGTGATCCCGACGGCGACGACCTCGAATCGCTCCGGGTCGAGGTTGCGCAGGATGCTGCCTGCCGATACGCAGGAAATCGCGTGCTCAGAGCTACGCCCGCCGTAGACCACGGCGACGCGGGTGCGGGATCCGGTCTGATTGCGGGCTGTCACAACCTAGAGAGGTTACCGTCCCGGTCCGCTCCCACCTTCCGGTGCGTCCCGACCTGGGCTTTCACCGCTGCAGTGCGTGCTCCACGTCGGCGAGCAGGTCTTCGGTGTCTTCGATCCCGGCCGAGATGCGGGCGAACCCGGCGGGCACCGGGTCGCCCCAGCGGGCCCTGCGGTCGACCGAGGTGTGGATCCCGCCGAAGCTGGTCGAGGCGATGAGCAGTGCGCTGCGCTCGACCAGGGTGTGCACCGCGGCGGCGTCGGCCAGCTCTATCGACACCAGCCCGCCGAAACGCTTCATCTGGGAGGCCGCCAGGTCGTGTGCCGGATCGTCGGGTAGTCCGGGATAGCGCACCGAGCGCACCGCAGGATGGCTGCGCAGCATCATCGCCAGGGCTGCGGCGTTCTGGCACTGCCGTTCGAAGCGCAGTCCGGCACTACCGAGGCTGCGCAGCACCAACCATGCCTCGAACGCACCAAGGATGGGCCCGGCCAGCAGCCGGTCGCGCTCCACCGCGGCCATCAGCTCGGGCTGGCTGCCTGCCACGTAGCCGGCTATCAGATCACTGTGTCCCGACAGTGACTTCGTGGCACTGGCCACCACGAGGTCGGCGCCGAGCGAAAGCGGTTGCTGACCAAGCGGTGTGGCGGCGGTGTTGTCGACGACGAGCGTGGCGCCGCGACTACGGCAGGTCATTGCCAGCCGGTGCAGGTCGACGACGTCGAGCCCCGGATTGGCCGGTGTCTCGGCGAGGACCACGTCAGCGTGAGCGGACGCCTCACAGATCTCGGCAACACTCGCTTCGATCACCGTAATACCTTGTGGCGCAAGGTATTCTACCGCGTAACGACGGACCTGATAGTAGCCGTCAGCGGGGACGACAAGCGTGGATCCCGGTCTGGCCAGGACCCGCAGAGCCGAGGTGATCGCGGCCATGCCCGATCCGAACGTGAGCGCAGCGGCGGCCCCTTCCAGTTCGGCGAGGGCCGCTTCGAGCTGCCGCCACGACGGGTTGGAGCTGCGGCCGTAGCTGTCGAGCGGCTCGGCTTCGTCGGGCGAGAGATGGAACGCCGACGCCGGCACCGGGATGGGCGCCACCGGCTGTCCTGGAATCGATTCCAGGCCAACAGCTTTGACGCTCCGAGTGGAATCTCCGTACAGGCCGTCCACTCACTCACTCCGGCTTCGTGCTGCGACCCAGTAGCAGTAGAACCGCTTCGTGAACCGACAATCCCTTGTGGCACACCCGATGAACGGCGTCGGTCAGCGGCATCTCGACACCGTAACTGGACGCCAGCGCCAGCACCGATTCACACGAGGACACGCCCTCGGCGACATGTCCGCCCGCGGCGGTCAACGCCGATTCCATGGTGCCGCCGTTACCCAGACGCACACCGAAGGTGCGGTTTCGGGAATGCCCCGAGGTGCAGGTGGCCACGAGGTCTCCGACGCCGGCCAACCCGGCCAACGTGGCGGGGGTGGCGCCCAACGCGATACCCAGCCGCATGACCTCGGCCAATCCGCGGGTGATGATGGCGGCCACGGTGTTCTCCCCCAGCCCCACGCCCACCGCCATACCGCAGGCCAGCGCGATGACGTTCTTGCAGGCACCGCCGACTTCGGCGCCGACCACGTCGGCGTTGGTGTACGGCCGGAAGTAGCCCGTGGCCAATGCGCGTTGCAGAGCGACCGCGCGTCCGGAGTCGCTGCAGGCGACGACGGTGGCGGCGGGCTGTTCGTC encodes:
- a CDS encoding NAD(P)H-dependent glycerol-3-phosphate dehydrogenase gives rise to the protein MVAAAVMGAGAWGTALAKVLADAGNPVTMWARRPEVADEINTEHRNSRYLGDVVLPSSIRATSDPAEALAGACTVLLGVPAQQLRANLEGWKHLIGDDVTLVSLAKGIELESLMRMSQVIVQVTGADPGRVAVVTGPNLASEIADEQPAATVVACSDSGRAVALQRALATGYFRPYTNADVVGAEVGGACKNVIALACGMAVGVGLGENTVAAIITRGLAEVMRLGIALGATPATLAGLAGVGDLVATCTSGHSRNRTFGVRLGNGGTMESALTAAGGHVAEGVSSCESVLALASSYGVEMPLTDAVHRVCHKGLSVHEAVLLLLGRSTKPE
- a CDS encoding cystathionine gamma-lyase, whose product is MDGLYGDSTRSVKAVGLESIPGQPVAPIPVPASAFHLSPDEAEPLDSYGRSSNPSWRQLEAALAELEGAAAALTFGSGMAAITSALRVLARPGSTLVVPADGYYQVRRYAVEYLAPQGITVIEASVAEICEASAHADVVLAETPANPGLDVVDLHRLAMTCRSRGATLVVDNTAATPLGQQPLSLGADLVVASATKSLSGHSDLIAGYVAGSQPELMAAVERDRLLAGPILGAFEAWLVLRSLGSAGLRFERQCQNAAALAMMLRSHPAVRSVRYPGLPDDPAHDLAASQMKRFGGLVSIELADAAAVHTLVERSALLIASTSFGGIHTSVDRRARWGDPVPAGFARISAGIEDTEDLLADVEHALQR
- a CDS encoding D-alanine--D-alanine ligase family protein, producing MTARNQTGSRTRVAVVYGGRSSEHAISCVSAGSILRNLDPERFEVVAVGITPDGSWVLTDGSPETLAITDGRLPEVTEASGTELALPAAPNRSGQLLALSNGPGELLAAVDVVFPVLHGPYGEDGTIQGLLELSGIPYVGSGVLSSAAGMDKEFTKKLLVAEGLPIGDFVVLRPSRDGSDPTLDLEQRERLGLPVFVKPARGGSSIGVSRVATWDELPAAIELARHHDPKVIVEAAIPGRELECGVLEFPDGQIEASTVGEIRVAGVRGREDGFYDFATKYLVDAAELDVPAKVDDDVSAEIRRLAVRAFTAIDCQGLARVDFFLTDDGPVINEINTMPGFTTISMYPRMWAASGVDYPTLLTAMVETALARGTGLR